A window of Chanos chanos chromosome 15, fChaCha1.1, whole genome shotgun sequence genomic DNA:
ATCATATCACATTTCCCTTGTAACCAAGCCTGTTCCTGCTGCCTTCCAGGACCCTGGGACTACTGTCCCTGGTCCTGTTTGCCACAGAGACTGTGCCCGCCTCTGGGTCTCTTGTCACGATGGCCTTAGAGGTCTctgctccagctccagctctgGTCACCTTGGAGGCTCCAGCTCTAGTTCCTGTCGCCTTTGAGGCTCCTGACCCAGTTCCCGCACCTGCATCCATGGCCTCGGGGGCTCTGGATCCAGTTCTGGTTCCTGTTCCTGTCTCCCATGAGGCTGCTCTGGTGCCTGTTTCTGTCACTGCCAAGACTCCAGTCCCAGAACCTACAGCACTACCCAAGTCTCCAGACCCTCTGTTCCTGCTTCCTGCTCCACCTGAGCCTGCGGTCCAGTCACCAGGGTTGCCACCTGCTGTGCCTTTGCCTCCCACTCCTCCAGCCGGGCTGGTCACTGCCTCCGGCCGGGCCCCGCTCTGCCTCTAGTCCTATTGGTCGCTCCAGTGTCTCCAGTACTGTTACGTGGGTCCTTGACGGCCCCATCCAGTGCTCCATTCCAGCTGCCACCAGCACCTCCAGTCTCAATGCCTTCAATGCCCCTGTGGTGTCTGGTGGCGTCTCCAGTTCCTTCAAGGTCCCCAACATGGCCTTCAAGATCTTCTGGtccttcagatttttttccttgttcCTTCAGTCCTCCTGAGCCTCACTTTTTCCTCAGGAGGGGGCTTGCTGTTTGAGGGGGAGTGCCGTCAGGTTTCTGTCCCTACCTTCCTGTCTCCTGGCCAATCGCAGCTAAGTCGGATCTGATTGGCTTACTACTTTGTTAGTTAATTATTGTGTGCACCTGTCCTCAGTTTCATgcctcattgtgtctgtgtatataaaccCCAGTGTTTTCCTGTGTATCCTGGTGAAGTCTTACACTAGCTGTACATACTGAGCCATGCCTTGCTCCTTGTTTCTTAATTTTCTTTGTTCCCTGGTCCCCGGTCCTTGTTCCTTATTAGCCCTGTTACTTTGTTTGCCTTGTTTCCTGTTAACCTTGTCGCCCGTTGCCCAGTTAGCCCTGTTAGTCTTGTTTAGCCCTGTTCCCTCTGTTAGCTCTCCAGTGTACTAATCTTAGCTTATTCTTGACTTTGATCTTGCCCCAGTAACCAGTTTATTGTGTATGAAACCCGGCCCGTTTATTGACCAAGAAAGATTGCCTGTACTCGCACCCAGTCCTCTCTTAGTTCATCACACCAGCTTCCATGGCGACTATTTGCAAATGAATACTCATTTCCATAGTTCTGTCATGGGTTCCAGTGAattgtgctggtgtgtgtgaatggtaacCCACTTTAATTTCCcatttctgtatgtgtaatTACTGGGTAGGACGTGATGGATGTGACTGGTGACAGCTAAGCCCAGGCCGAGTTAATTATGGGGTGTTTTTCACAGTGCAGGGTGATGCCAGTCAGAGAATAACTATTGATTAAATCTCTGTGTACACCACCCTTTATACAATATGGAAATGAAATTAGGAAAAATGAAGTATAGAGGCTTTATTTTGGAGAGCTGGGGATATCTCTTTCATTTATGAGCAAATTAAGATACTAAGGTTTTCTTAATAGCCTTGAGTTCTGGATTTACATCTTGTCTGAAATGACCATGTTTCTTTAGCCTCAGTATTCAGTTTCACCGCTGCAGTTCAAATCtggtcagttttatttgtataatacTTTTCACAAACGTCTTTGTCCTAAAGCAGTTTTACAGGGTGCTGTCTCTGTGGTCTCCAGTGGGAAGTCGGACTTCTGCACTGATATTGTCCCCCAGAACTGTCCTTCACGCAACGCAACGCTGCTCAAACCACTGGAATCTAAATTATCTCCTGTTACACAGCAGTCATTCTGACACATAGACTGCACTTATTCTATGACTCATTGGTTCATATGCCCAGAAAATTGTAGCACCAGTACTGTTTTGAGTAATAGCATCTAACCAGCCTTGTACCAGTGTGGTTTCACTTTGACATGCAGGCTTGTCTACTGTCATAGCATGACATGGGGTAACTCCATTATGAGGAGAAcaggactgtgttctgtatgaaaaacatacaggatgcatttttttctgtattcaacatttgatttttaaataagTAAGAGATAATGTACAGTGAGCTGGTCGTTATcgcgaaataaaccccgacagggtgatgcaggaggGGTCTTGAATCACCCTGAAGgggtttgttttgctgtaatgACCGGCTCACTGTAAATTATCCTGCTTATTACATGGCTTCTTATTAAAGAAATCAATactttgacacaaaatattgatttaaaaatcattttattgatttaaaaatgattttattgcttccatagcaacagtctgCTATTCATAGCAGCAGTccgctattcagaaataacagactgtagagTGTGGTgatttgaccaatcagaatcgagtattcaacaaagcttTGTAATAAATAGAAATATTTATGATTCAATTTCATACAAAAGAATCAACACTAAAAACTATAGATTACACTGGTGAACAAATTGAGAAAGAACGATTTGCAGCACAGACAGAATGGGTTCTCGCCCTCTCCGAGTTGTTCTGTGCAATGAGTGGGTTTGTGGTATGTGTGAATGAGCTCCATACCGCTTTGGCTATTGCTCTATTATGCTGACACTAAGTTCTGGAGAAACAATATCGAAGCAACATTGGATTAGGGATTCAAGCAAAGTATCTTCCTCCCAGTTGTCCATGTGCGAagcaaaaatgtttaaaaatgcacaaTGGAGTCAGAGACAAAATTCCCAGGGGTTTATAAAGTTTATAACTTTGATTACAAAGTAAGCTCAATAAATGAGGGTTTTCATTCGCTCATGATGAGGCAGGAGACATTCAGGGAGatatttcacacttttcatGCCCCACATGTCACCAGAGGCTAATATGGGATGAGATTCTTAATTGTATGTTGTGTTTAAGTTTAGACATGTCTCTTATAATCTATCAAATTTCTCAAAGGAGTTAGTGGAACGTAGGTCAATCCCAATTCAATTTTCCGTTTATGGCTCTTCAGGATAGTCAGCTTCATCTAATGCCCTCTTCACCACTCACAACAGCACACTGACTGAGACAAGCCATTTCAAAATCACCCGAAATCAGTTTTTTACGCAGCTCATATCCCTGAAATGGCCTACTCCACTGAGTAATTCTCCGTGTTAGCAGGAACCAAAGGAAAAATGTGAATCTCAGGCCTTCAGTTCTTTAGTCAAGTGCACAGTAATCTCAGACATGCTCGCTAATCACTAACTGGAGGCCTGCACACATTAAGCTTCGACATTTTGGCTTCTCAAACCATTTCAGTGCAAGTCTGCACTTCCAAATTAAATATTGTACTTGTGAAATTTTCAGgatatgaaattattattaaGCAATAACTATGTCACAACAGGGGACGTGAGAGGGAAGGATGCAGACTGTAATGTAGATGAGAAATGATGTCTAGGTTAACACACTGGATGCTGAAGTGGCGTAGGAGAAAAGGGACCAGTTAGCTGCTGCAGGGTCCTGGATTCAGTTCCAGGTCTCTGTGGAGCTGCTGGTTTGACTGGGCTTCCGTATGAACAAAGTTGGCGTTATGGAGGTGTGGAGGCTAGTAGAGGATTGAATCCCTGACGTTGTATCGACATTAGGGCACCAGATTAGCAGTGAGTATGaaactgcatgtgtgttatGGCTTCTCAGAGAAGTCCTTCTCACTCAGTGACAACAAGTATGTGGTCTTTTGcttcatacatttttacatagTTGAACACAGTTGAATATTGTGCTCATATTCAGAGAGTGTGTACTCTCCATATATAACATGCTACAgacccatgtgtgtgtgtgcgtgtgtgtgtgtgtgcgtttgtgaaCATTTTATTGTGTCTAACTATGAAAGCACTAGAACACTGCATCTTATCGTATGTGACTGTGATACTGTGTCTGTGAAcgatttaaaaatgactgaaatggaCTCATGGATGTTTGACACTGAGAAACAACACTCAAAGATAAACTGTGTAAACTTggcttctcaaaaaaaaaacccacctagACAAAATCATTATCACCACATATAATATCTGGCATATTTCTAGTTAGATGCTCAGAAAtattaactgtttatttttctatcCATGCTAACACAAGTTATTCACAGAGATTCACAGATTAACCCTGTCTTCCTAGTCTCTAGCTTGTATTCCAACTATTCTCAAACAACATCAGAACTGTATTTGACTATATAGATGTGATAACGGCCTGAATATCCATGTACTAGACACTGATACTGCTGAAATGCTGACGAATTCTGTGTTACATCAGTGTTGGAATAATGGTGGATTTTATAATTTAGCAGTTATGAGGAAATGTATCAGACGATCCGACAATTGCTTACAGTCTATGTTGAATCCTATGCTACCACAATTCTGTTAACAGCATGTACATAACACATTATAAAGCATCTTTTAGGCATTGCAAAGCCTTCATATCACACTATATAGCTTGAATTATGACAACTGACACAAAATTTCATAAGTGTAACTGTCTGATACATAACCACAGTATAGACATAATACACTGTAATACAGGCAGTACAtttcaatatatatattgtataaaGTCAGTGCATTATAACACATGTGAAATCTTGCTCTGCCTTCTGCAGCCGTTAGGTGTAACGAAGGCTTGAAATCGCCTGCTTAACGCATCTACAATTCATTATGTTGTCGGTTGTCATTGGAAAGGTTACCAAATATAATCTGAATTTGTTCTAATGCAGTATTACAATAGCTAAATTTACATGGACCCTAATGTTCCACTAATAACCGGAATAATGGCCCAGCCAGAATCAAAATGCCTCATATAACCACTTCAGTCAGAAGAGACTGACCCGATCCGGCCCGATCGGAAGGAATTTTCAATCGGATTGATGGGGGTGGTGTAAACCTTTGATAATCCGTTCAGTAGGAAGATATTAGCTCCCAATAACCATGTAAACGCTTAATCCGATCGTTTCTCTCACATTTCTTCAACCCGATTGAAAGTATTCTGTTAAAGATTCCAATTTAACTGTTTATATGGACGCTAAATAAAGTGATCCGAGACGCACACCTTTCGGATCACTTTATTTAGCATCTGCGTGAACAGTTAAATTGGATCAGAATGATTTCAATCGGATTGAAGAAATATTGTCCATGGAGCCGCGGCTAATTTTACTAATGTTTATGGTGTTTTCTGTCAGGTTGTCATGCATCCAATGAAACAGAGGATGTCCCGACTGCGTGGAATTGTCTGGATAGCTGTTATCTGGGTGATggcttcctgtttctctctgccccaCGCCATCTATCAGAAACTGCTGCGATTTGAATTTGGGTAAGAGATCAAAATTTAATCAACTAGAAAAAAGCTTGCTGAGTGAAATTAGTGGTGGGAATTGataaaattgttaaaaaaaaaacccacttaaTATaagtttaatgttttaaagtgtttttaagacttacatacatgtctttgatacTGATTACTTGCTGTGACGGTGCGTTTGCGCTGCGGTCACATACAAGTCGGTAGCGAAATTCGAAAACGAAACATTCCAATACGAACTGACAGGATAATATAAATCAGTGTTACTATTGACTTGATGAAACACAAATTTGTTGTAAATACTCAATAAAATCATTACGTGAGTTGGTCGATGTGCACAGGATGTTATAGGCCATTATTTGATACTGTTATTCTCGGTTTTGCGTAGTTATGGATATCGTTGTGTGAGTTCTACTTTAAATACCAAATGAATTCGGCAGCGTATGGTTGGAGAATTGTGGACTTGGTGATGGTGTATGTTGGAATTATGTCTGAGAATTAGAGAGTCCATATGGGAGACGCAGCTCTGGTATGAGAGGTTTGGTTTGTGTCTGTCCAACAATTCTGCCTAGACAAAGCTCTCTGTCACCTGACGTTTTTAACTAGGATGTAGTCCCGTAGTCCTGTTTAATTGCTTGACTTGTCCTCTTTTCTCGTTTTTTGTCCTcagcttaaaaaacaaaacttaccTGTGAGCCTGCTCCTTCCACCTGCTGGATCACTCTAAATtgcacatacattttatttaaaaaaaaaaaaaaaatcttttgacaGGCGAGGTAAAGGAACCAGAGACCCAACAAAGACTCCAAATAGTCAGTACGCCGCAGAAACGGCAAAGTGATTTAATATAGTAATATGGTTAaggtgaattgtgtgtgtgtgtgtgtaataataataatataagtgTTTCTTTGTCCTCAGTGCCCACAGTAGGCTCTCCATTAAGGACTGTgtaaaaaatatgacattttctaTTTGTGGTTTGGGtctgtactatatatatatatatatatatatatatatatatatatatatatatataatatgacATTTTCTATTTGTGGTTTGGGTctgtactgtgtatatatatatatatatatattaaaagtGATAAGGACTGTAACATTAGGCCCTGAGTGTGCTAAAAActgtgattttgtgattttacCTTAACTTTCAGTATCTGTTGGTGTctgtcctttcctctctctctctctctctctcttctccgtCTGCCCCTTTCATCTTTCTTGTGTTAGGAAAGGTATCCTAATCTCagtatctctctttttttttctctccctagACACAGGAAAGTGAGAACAGTGTGTCTGCCCAGCTTTCCTCGTCCGTCTGATCTGTTCTGGAAATATCTGGACTTAGCCACTTTCTTCCTGCTCTACGTTTTGCCACTGGCCATAATATCAGTGGCGTATGTAATCGTTGCCAAGAAGCTCTGGCTACGGAATGCCATCGGAGACGTGACTCTGGCGCAGTCGAACGCACAtcggaagaggaagaggatgacgatgaagatGCTGATGGCTGTAGTGGTAGTGTTTGCAGTTTGCTGGTTCCCATTGAACTGTTATGTAGTTCTGCTGTCCAGTAAAGTGATTCAGTCCAACAATGCCCTTTATTTTAGCTTCCACTGGCTGGCCATGAGTAGCACCTGTTACAACCCCTTTATCTACTGCTGGCTCAACCAAAGCTTCCGGGCTGAACTTAAGTCTCTGCCCTTAATCTGCACATCGAAGACAGTCACTGCTAACCCCTGCTGAGACTGCAAACTTCCTCCATCCAAAACAACAGCTATGCTTCCCTCCTCGGTGGAAGCGAATACTCCCCCCCATGCCATTTCCattgtgtgagggtgtttgtggATCTCCCATTGCAGTGAGTTATTTTTGTGTTCAGCTTTGTGTAAAATTTTGTTAAGCCCAGATATGCCTTTACTCAAAGAACAGTGCTTCAGccatgagatgtgtgtgtgtgtgtgtgtgtgtgattgtgcatgcatgcgtgtgtgtgtgtgaataaaggATACATTATCAGGACATTGATATTATAATGGTAGTGATGTACGAAGGGCAGATGATCAGAAACTGAATGTGACATGTTTAAAGCCTTCTTGTTCTCTTCATCTGACCAAACTATGTGGTTTCTTCCTCGTTTTCAGCCGTGTTTGTGTAATATGGTGCAGTATTGTAATGAAATGAGCACATTTGACTGGTTGACCACATTGTCTGTTACCTCTCTTGGTTCATTCTGGGGTCTTTAAAATGTTCCTGTGTGGTGGtattgtatgtgtttgggtgtcAGGTGTTCTTAGGTAGATAGGATACATGCTTACAAAAATAAGGACTGGACTACAGGACTGGGTTCACACAGAACGATAAACCACAAAAGTGAAATTGTCTCATGCTGTATATTTTAACAAATCAAAAGGGCCCGCTGCTCACCCATGCAGAGTTTGGCTTTTGCCAGACTTTGGTCATCAGTGATTGGTTTATGAAGAACTCATGGGTGAAGGAGGGAAATTAATTTTGACTGTTGGAAATGAGTGGATGTTGTTTCCCCAGCACTCACAGACAAATAGCGCTAAAATGATTGTATCAGTCTGTATGTGCAGTCTGCagtggactggcgacctgtccagggtgtttcccacctttcgcccaatgaatgctgagATCGGCTCCAGCAGTCCCCGTGACCCTACTTAGGacaagcagcttagataatgagttaGTGAGTGTATACGCAATTTGAGATTGAGAAATTAACAGTAGCGGCTGGTGGCTAATTTCACTGAGGAGGCAGACTACGCAACACGCGTACGGATTAGGGGTCGACCGATTATCGGCCTGGCCGATTATCGGAGCCAATATTCAGTATTTTTCCGATTATTGgtatcagtattttttttatctgattgcAGATaacataaattaatttaaaaaagtggCTCTGATGGAGccgcctctctctgtctgtagtcacCACTCTGTGGTCTAGAGCATGTCCTGTCCACAGCACTCTCTGATCGGCTATTACTCatgaaaagttctttttttaaatttaacataTGCATAAACGCATTTCAATGAAGTTATGAGTTGGAGTTTGTGTTATTCTAAATTTTGACACcaacactttcatttttactgcaaatgtatATCGGTTCCAAATATCGGTTATCGGTCTTCATGATTAATAGTAAACGGTATCGGTATCGGCCCTGAAAAAACTATATCATGCATCCCACCATAGGATCCATATGAGTGAAGGCTCAGTCAAATGACCGAAGGAAAATGGCCCACTTGTTCAAA
This region includes:
- the gpr83 gene encoding probable G-protein coupled receptor 83, which codes for MTLRNYSVDFFSQFYISPNYSTFWNFSLGEEMYDSNAKYETESQKPKIKALLIIAYSVIIVISLFGNVIVCHVVIKNKRMHSVTSLFIMNLAIADILITLLNTPFTLVRFVYSTWVFGKLMCHVSRFAQYCSVHVSVLTLVAIAVDRHQVVMHPMKQRMSRLRGIVWIAVIWVMASCFSLPHAIYQKLLRFEFGHRKVRTVCLPSFPRPSDLFWKYLDLATFFLLYVLPLAIISVAYVIVAKKLWLRNAIGDVTLAQSNAHRKRKRMTMKMLMAVVVVFAVCWFPLNCYVVLLSSKVIQSNNALYFSFHWLAMSSTCYNPFIYCWLNQSFRAELKSLPLICTSKTVTANPC